CACCCACCTCAGCCCTGGCCGCTGGGTAAGCCACAAGCTCTGTGGGTGCTGGCAGCAAGCAGTGTTGCCCCTTCCTCCCCAGGGCCCAGAACAGACATATAGGGTGCCTAGGACCCCTCCCCTGGGCCACCAGGGCCCAGCTGGAAAGGGAGGTGCACAAAGCAGGAGCCCCAAAGCTCAGGGATGCCGGGGGCAGGGCCCCTTGAGGGCAGCAGTGTCCTCAGGCCTGGGCCATGGTCATTAAAGGGGAGAATGACGGGAGGCTCAGGGGGActctgaggggctcagagggcAGGGGCATGACACAAAGGGCCCTAAGGGCCTCCAGTTCCATGGTGGGAGCACCCCAAGGCCACCGCTCCAGCCCCTGTGGGTGCAAGCCCCTGCTTTCCCGCAGGCTGAGGGCTGCCCTCCCCCAGCTCCAGGCCCTCTGAGAACCCCTGAGCAAGGCCCGCTGGCCTCTGTTCTGGGGTGTGAAGGGCCCGAGCCGACGGGGGTCAGGATCTTGATCCGGTCACACTCAACCCACCTGAGGCCAGGCCCTCACCGAGGTGACCCCGTCCTGCCAGAACTGCCCCCTCTGGACGGAGAACCTTCCAGGGCCACAGCAGGGGAGCTGGAGGAAGGCCTGGAGGAGCAGAGACCTCTGAAAGCCCCTAGGGCTCAGCAGGGGCTGAGCCAGCTCCAGACCCAAGGGCCAGAGGAAGGTGACGGCCCCCGGGAGACTGTGGGGCCCCTGGCCCAATGGGGAATTGTCCATGCAGCATGGAGCAGGGACGACAGGGCAGTCATCCTCAGCCTCCAGGTGTCCGACCTAAAACCAACAAATATCAAATCCATGTCAGACTCTCAAACACATGGCCCAAAGTGTGATTTAGGGAGGATCACATAGGAGGGACAGCCACCACGTCTGATTTGTCCCCACGGTGCCTGCTGTCCCCTCCAAGCCAGAATGACGCCCGAGCACAGCCACTGTTCACACATACAAGGAAGGATGCCCAAAAGGGTCACTTTGTTCACATACAAAGGCCCACCTTCAATTTGAGCTCCACAGTGTCTTCAGAGTCCCTGTTCTGGACCCCAGGCTCCTCCTCAGAGTTCCCTTTGGGGCCCACAGGTAAGAGAATCCGCAGCATGGGCTTCTGCGATGTCCGCAGCTGCCAGGAGCCTCTGAGGGACAGGCGGTTCTATGGGACAGGAGAGGACAGGGGGACTCTGGATCAGCCACTGCCCTGGGTCAACCCAGGTGAGGTCACCATAAAAAATGTCCCAAAGGCTCAGAAGTAAAATGAGCCGATTGTCTCTGCAGTGTCCTGGGAGAGCCACACCTCTACCTGCAGACTCCACAGTGCTGAGACAGGGGCAGGAGGACTCACACAACACCCACCTGGGGACAGACACTCACCGAGGTGAACCAGTCCTGGCAGAACTTTCGCCCCTGGACAGAGAAACTTTTGGGGCCAAAGCAGGGGTGCCAGAGGCAAACACACAGGAGGACAGGCCTCTGAGAGCCCCTGGGGCTCGGTGTGGTCTGATCCAGGACTGAGCCCAGGGGACAGAGGAAGGTGACAGCCCCCAGGAATCCGTGCAGCCCCTGGCCCAGTGGCGAGTTCTCCAGGTAGCCCGGAGCAGGGACGCTGGGGCTGTAATCCTCAGCCTCCAGGTGTCCGACCTAAAACCAAAAAACATCAAATCCACGTCAGACTCTCAAACACACGGCCACATGTGTAATTTAGGTAGAATCATATAGGAGGAATGGCCACCACGTCTGATTTGTCCCCACGGTGCCTGCTGTCCCCTCCAAGCCAGAGTGATGTCCGAGCACAGCCTGTGCTCTCACACACATGGAAGGAAGCTCAAAAGGGTCACATGTGTTCAGGGACAAGGTCAAACTTGGGACTTGGGCTTCACGGTCTCCTTGGGATCCCTGCTCTGGAAACCAGTCACCTCCTGTGGGTTCCCTTTGGGGTCAGCAGGAAAGAGCATCAGTAGCTTGGGCTTCTGCGATGTCTGCAAGAGCCTGGAACCTCTGAGGGACAGGCGGTTCTACGGGACAGCAGTGGGCAGGGGGCCTCAGGATCAGCCGCTGCCCTGGGTCAACCCAGGTGAGGTCACCATAAAAAAATGTCCAGAAAAAAAAGGCTCAGAAGTAAAATGAGCCGATTGTCTCTGCAGTGTACTGGGTGAGCCACACCTCTACCTGCAGACCCCACGGTGCTGAAACAGGAGCAGGAGGACTCACACAACACCCATCTGGGGACAGACCCTCAACGAAGTGACCCCTTCCTGGGACAACAGTCGCCCCTGGACAGGGAATATTTCAGGGCCGAAGCAGGGGTACTGGAGGAAGGCACACAGGAGGACAGGCCTGGGGCTTGGCATGAACTGATCCAGGACCagacccaggggacagaggaGGGTGACAGCCCCCAGGAGACTCTGCGGCCCCTGACCCAACGGGGAAATGTCCAGGCAACACGGAGCAGGAAAGACGGGGCTGTCATCCTCAGCCTCCAGGTATCTGacttaaaaacaacaaacatcAAATCCACGTGGGACTCTCACTCAAACAGGGAGGATCACATAGGAGGAACGCCACCACGACTGATTAGTCCCCACGGTGCCTGCTGTCCCCTCCAAGCCACAGTGACGCCCGAGCACACTCACTGCTCACACATACACGAAGGGAAGCTCAAAAGGGTCACTTTGTTCAGGTACAAAGGCCCACCTTCAATTTGAGCTCCACAGTGTCTTCAGAGTCCCTGTTCTGGACCCCAGGCTCCTCCTCAGGGTTCCCTTTGGGGCCCACAGGTAAGAGAATCCGCAGCTTGGGCTTCTGCGATGTCCGCAGTTGCCAGGAGCCTTTGAGGTACACGTGGTTCTGTGGgacaggagaggagagggggcCTAGGGATCCGTCACTGTCATAGCTGAACCCAGGTGAGGTCACCATAAAAAATGTCCCAAAGGCCCAGAAGTAAAATGAGCCAATTGTCTCAGCAGTGCCCTAGGCGAGCCACACCTCTACCTGCAGATCCCATGGTGCTGCCACAGGAGCAGGAGGACATGTCGCAGCCCGAGACGGCCCCCTCCTGCCCTAACTGCATGGGGAGGATGCTGGAGCCAACCCCATTCCCTGGGTCATGGCACTTCACCAGCCCTTTCTCCTCAGGGCCTCCATCTGGGGTCAGACACTGTCACCTGCTCCCCACATCACTCCCTCCTTGACCGTCCAAGGTCAGGACCCTCCTTACCTTGATCCACCCCACCAGACGGGCAGTGCCAGATGCCCCTGTGATTCGGCCACCGCCCTGCACCTGCAGAACCTGCTGGAAAGGACTCCCGAAGAGCTGGTTCTGATTCAGCCTGCAATGGTTGCTCCACTGAGGGGCCAGGCTGCAGCTGGGGAAGGCGGTTCCTCCACACAGGCCCCGTGGACCTGAGGAGACAGGGAGCAGGGGTGCTGCAGGGAGCTGGGGGGGGGGAGCCCCAGTCCAGGGGATGTGTCCACACAGCGGACGACGGGCAGCCTGCGGTCTCCCAAGACCACAGACATGGCCCCCCATGACCCTCAGGACAGGGCAGAGGTCGGGGGTGTCCCACAGGGCAGCGCACAGAAGCTTCCCGAACCCCACACACAGCCCGGGGTCCCCGTCCCTTTCCTGCACCCACTCTGGGTCCCGAGCAGAGGGGACAGGTCTGCTGAGGGCCGTCCAGGTGCGCTGTCCCACCTTGAATCTAAATCTCTGTCCAGGCCCAGCCCCGTTGGTGCCGCCATCCCACACTCAGTCACCACCTTCCCTGAGCCTCCATCTTCATGTCCCCTACCCACTGCCCTTCCCTGGCTGCCAATGAGCTTGGTCCTCAATAATGTCCCCAAATCCTTCTATTCTCATTACTCATCCCTATAATTTCAAGGTGAGAAATGGGGCACTGGGCAGAGGGGGTTCCCCGGGCCAGGAGCCTCTGACCCTCCAGCAGAGCTGAAGGGGGTTGGAGAGAGcagccccctgcccagccctgcgGGGACCAGGAGGAGCCTGGGGTTCAAGCGGGGACGGGCCTGCCCTGCTCAGAGCTGGACGCAGAGCAGAACTTCCTAAGGGGAGGGGTGGCTGAGCAGAACCTAAATGGGAAGTGAGAATTTGCCAGGTGATGCAAGTGTCTGGTGAGGGTCCCAGGGAGAGGGATTAGTGAGGTTCATGAAAACCAATTCCCACCAGCCTAATGCAAATAGCAAAGTGTGAAGTTCACATCCTTCAGCTGAGCATCAGAACAGAGATGTATTTCCAGGATcagaagatattaaaataattataaaatactttcaaGGCATCTGGTTTAGGGACAGACCTTTCTGGCCATGGAGGTGGACGCAGGGCCCCTGGCGCCCATCCAGAGCTCCTTAGCACTTTCCGAAAGGTGAGCTCCTGCAGGGTCTGACCCCTGTCCAGGGACCCCCTGGGGCTGGAACCCCTCTGAGGGCTGGATGAACACGTTACCTGGGCACGTGCTCCCCGACCCGGGGTCTGCTCCGATGCTGCCATTTAGCACGGCCAGGGGCCAGTCACACCacctggaggggagggaggggagggttcCAGGTGAGGCCCCAGGCTGAGGGCGCAGGGCAGCAGGGGCTTCCTGAGCCCCGGGGGCCCCTCCTGGTCCCTGTTCTCTGAGCCTGAGGAGCCAAGGGGTGCACTGTGCAGCCCGGATGACAGATATGTCCCTCCCAGAGGGTCCCAGCTATGTTCAGCTGCTGGAAACATGTAAATGTCCAGGTCCAGGTGTGTTTAGGAAGGCCACAGGTCAGGCCCCCCCAGGTCCTGTTCACCAAAGTGTGCCCCAAGTCCTGGAAACCATGGGGAATTCCTCCCTATGGAGCCCCCCAATACCCAGTGAGATGGAGCTACTGTCCAACATGATGACACAAGGGAGGGTCTCCTTCATAAACCCTCTTTCAGGCTATTGACGTGCACCTTCTACAGCAGGGAAGGCTCTGCCCACCAGGTTCCTCACCCCTGTGGACACTGAAAAACTACTTGTGATCCAATGACCCGATAGCCACTGGGGTCACTGAGCTCCTAGTTCAGAAACCCGTGGACCTCATGACATCCACACTATGTCATGAGCTTATTTCATGTGACCTGCATGCCAAGCTTGGAAATCCTGAGCTTTCTTCTAATTTGTCCCGAGGAGGCAGTCACAGAACCTCTGGGCCCAGCAGGTCATCCCAGACCAGCCACCCTGGGCCAAGTCAACTCAGAGGTCCTTCTCCACTAAAAATGATTTTGGGCCATTTGTCCCTTGGAAATGGGGAAAGCTGGGACCCCCTCCCAGATGTGTGTCCATGTTCTCCTGGACCCCACAGTCACTCTATCCCCTCAATCCAGGACACGTGGTGCCTTGAAGCCATCCCAAGTGTACTATGGGTCTCAGAGCTCGGGATAGAACATGCGAAAGAACAGATTCTTCTAAGTCCTTCCCCGCTTAAGCCAGAACGCCCCATGACCTGAGAGAGGGGCCTGGTCACCCCCACCGTGTGCTCCCTCTAACTGCCCACATGAGCAGCCAAGGCTGGCTCAGGGCAAGGGCGGCATCAGCACAAGCTGCCCGTCCCCCACCCTCTCCCGCATGCTTTTCCACAGGACGGGGGGGCTGGGCATGTCCTCCCCACAGCCGTGGTCAGCTCTGGGTTAAAGAGAAGCTGGCCCTTGGAGGGATGTGGGGACCTCCCAACTTAGAGGACTGAGGACCCGAGTCCCTCCAAGGGCCACCGAAGGCCCCTCCTGGGGCTGCAGGCACAGTATGGACGGGGGACTCTTTAGAGTTCTCCCCCTGGGGCTGGTGACGTGGGAGATGCTGTCCAGACCCTGCGAGTGGGGAGAGCGGAGGTTTTGTACGAGGGACAGCAAGGGCTGCTCTCCCCGGTAGACACTCACGGTGAAAAGATCTGTTTCTCATGACTTTCCTTGTCCTCGTTACATGGGTCTGGGGGGCAGGGCTGTGGGAAAACCTGCTGCTGCCCACCCGCCCTGGTGGTCCCGCCCAGAACCTCCTCCAGGGGCCCATCCTCAAGGAGTCGAAGGCATAAATTTCCCATCTCCAGAGACTGGGCTGGGCCAGCCTTCCAGAGCGAAATCACCCTCCATCCTAACTGCCCAGTCACCAGGCAGTGTCCTTTCAAAACAACACCTGGTTGCCCTGACAACGGGCTTGGTGAGGTCATCACCAGGGATCTGACTGGTCAGAACAGGGATGATGGTTCCCAAGGGTGGGGGCCTCCCCGGGCCCACAGATGGGAGAGCTGGGCTCATACCCAGGACTCATGTCCAGGAGAACCTTCCACCTGGGGTCTGGGGACTGCTCACGTGTGAACCCTCTGATTCTCAGATACCCCCTCGGAGGACAGGGGTCAATGTCGCCTcagcctgttttttgttttttttttaaattatatttttttgtagaatataacatattctACAATACATTGAGGTGAtgactttccaagtacaatttaacaagtagttagaaaacaaatttcaaagaatattatgggtcacagatccacaatttcagttttttccctcattgtgaaatataacgtatatgcaaaaaggtaataattttCAACCtaagatttaacaagtagttatgtaggaaatttccagaaatgttgagtaacagtaccataatttcagttatttccttattgtgaagtataacgtatatacaaaaatgtaagaAGTTTCAAATTAcactttaacaagtagctatagaccaaatttcaaagaattatgggttacagtttcaccatttcagttctttacctctagctattctaataccctagcaactaagaaaaggaaaattatacagagattcagtattcacaatcctttgttaaattccatct
This sequence is a window from Choloepus didactylus isolate mChoDid1 chromosome 11 unlocalized genomic scaffold, mChoDid1.pri SUPER_11_unloc1, whole genome shotgun sequence. Protein-coding genes within it:
- the LOC119524395 gene encoding uncharacterized protein LOC119524395; protein product: MGNLCLRLLEDGPLEEVLGGTTRAGGQQQVFPQPCPPDPCNEDKESHEKQIFSPDISVIRAAQCTPWLLRLREQGPGGAPGAQEAPAALRPQPGASPGTLPSLPSRWCDWPLAVLNGSIGADPGSGSTCPGPRGLCGGTAFPSCSLAPQWSNHCRLNQNQLFGSPFQQVLQVQGGGRITGASGTARLVGWIKNHVYLKGSWQLRTSQKPKLRILLPVGPKGNPEEEPGVQNRDSEDTVELKLKVGHLEAEDYSPSVPAPGYLENSPLGQGLHGFLGAVTFLCPLGSVLDQTTPSPRGSQRPVLLCVCLWHPCFGPKSFSVQGRKFCQDWFTSNRLSLRGSWQLRTSQKPMLRILLPVGPKGNSEEEPGVQNRDSEDTVELKLKVGHLEAEDDCPVVPAPCCMDNSPLGQGPHSLPGAVTFLWPLGLELAQPLLSPRGFQRSLLLQAFLQLPCCGPGRFSVQRGQFWQDGVTSVRAWPQASVHVQVRKSLLPFVSVRPEGPGAARGFNLVTEGRLCPRLNFSHNFFIHFLKDSVIQQ